In Deltaproteobacteria bacterium, a genomic segment contains:
- a CDS encoding 3'-5' exonuclease translates to MNEIVHRVAEGPYIAIDVETTGLDPGYGHRVCEIALLKFLRGNVIDSLVSFVDPLRSITPGASAVNGITDPMVAGAPLFSDLYPKIVSFIGDDITVFHNAPFDLSFLRSEARLAGGAWPPNRVIDTLQLARKSGRFSHHSLSVVCRELGIATSFHRAEGDAWATGKLLLHLAYSIKAQY, encoded by the coding sequence ATGAACGAAATCGTGCATAGGGTAGCGGAAGGTCCGTATATAGCCATCGACGTGGAAACCACCGGCCTCGATCCGGGGTACGGCCATCGCGTCTGCGAGATAGCCCTGCTCAAATTCCTGCGCGGGAACGTCATCGATTCGCTGGTTTCCTTCGTCGATCCCCTTCGTTCCATCACGCCGGGAGCGTCCGCCGTCAACGGGATAACCGATCCGATGGTTGCGGGCGCCCCTCTTTTTTCGGACCTGTATCCGAAAATCGTCTCCTTCATCGGGGACGATATCACCGTTTTCCACAACGCGCCGTTCGACCTCTCTTTCCTGCGTTCCGAAGCACGGCTTGCCGGGGGAGCGTGGCCGCCGAACCGTGTCATCGACACATTGCAACTGGCACGGAAATCCGGACGTTTCAGCCACCACTCCCTCTCGGTGGTGTGCAGGGAGTTGGGAATAGCTACCTCCTTCCACCGTGCTGAAGGCGATGCCTGGGCCACCGGCAAACTGCTGCTTCACCTGGCTTACAGCATAAAAGCTCAATATTAA
- a CDS encoding SDR family oxidoreductase has product MIRDGRKVALVTGGGRRIGAAISLKLSRAGYFVVLTYLSGRREAVSLAKEIGGKARPLDLARPETFTRLNRVLDKEFGRLDLLVHNAAVFPRTPLDAVSRRDWDAVFAVNLRGPFFLTRSLLPLLGRAPESGTVVFIGDAGAGQLWPSYLPYCLSKLALEAQAGAWRKTLPPGIRAGVVRPGLALIPDGFPEETWRNLCARNGPSKIDSPEKIAEAVLRFARGGRYNFPHSPRLGQEERMQKWRCIPCGYIYDPELGDPDGGIEPGTPFESIPDDWVCPLCGASKDDFEMAEG; this is encoded by the coding sequence ATGATTCGCGATGGGAGAAAGGTGGCGCTGGTCACCGGCGGAGGCCGACGGATCGGGGCCGCGATCTCCCTGAAACTTTCCCGGGCAGGATATTTCGTCGTCCTTACGTATCTCTCCGGCCGGCGGGAAGCGGTGTCCCTCGCAAAGGAGATCGGCGGAAAAGCTCGACCCCTCGACCTTGCGCGCCCCGAAACATTCACGAGGCTGAACCGCGTACTCGATAAAGAATTCGGCCGCCTCGACCTTCTCGTCCACAACGCCGCCGTTTTTCCTCGCACGCCGTTGGATGCCGTGTCCCGACGGGATTGGGACGCGGTCTTTGCGGTGAACCTGCGAGGCCCGTTCTTCCTGACGCGCAGCCTGCTTCCGCTTCTCGGGCGGGCTCCCGAAAGCGGGACGGTCGTTTTTATCGGAGACGCGGGGGCGGGGCAGCTCTGGCCGTCATATCTTCCGTATTGCCTTTCGAAGCTTGCCCTCGAAGCGCAGGCCGGCGCATGGCGGAAAACGCTCCCGCCGGGCATCCGCGCCGGAGTGGTGCGCCCCGGGCTGGCGCTGATTCCGGACGGCTTCCCGGAGGAAACATGGCGGAATCTATGCGCGCGAAATGGGCCATCGAAAATCGATTCGCCGGAAAAGATCGCGGAGGCCGTGTTGCGGTTCGCACGCGGCGGAAGATATAATTTTCCTCACTCTCCCCGGCTCGGACAGGAGGAACGCATGCAGAAATGGAGATGCATCCCGTGCGGCTACATCTACGATCCGGAACTCGGCGACCCGGACGGCGGCATTGAACCTGGAACACCGTTCGAAAGCATCCCGGACGATTGGGTATGTCCCCTGTGCGGCGCGTCCAAGGACGATTTCGAGATGGCGGAGGGATGA
- a CDS encoding FprA family A-type flavoprotein, whose amino-acid sequence MATLTIAPGVHWVGAKDPALAIFDIVIPTEYGTTYNAYLVRGSEKTALIDCVKRPFADELFRNIAEFLPVEKLDYVVVNHSEPDHAGALVDLLERNPGVTVLLSRAAKTFVDNLVNAGFQSRIISDGEELPLGGKTLRFINAPFLHWPDTILTYLVEDRILFPCDFLGAHFSSREFYADELPEPKKARDAFEFYYATIMRPYKEHVLKACLRLKDLPISVIAPSHGPILRKDPRSYIDWYEERASILSRVTETKVAIVYASAYGNTAAMAEKVAEGVRAAGLVPVLMNAVEVPMEKIVDEFETAAGFLFGTPTLNANVPQPILQL is encoded by the coding sequence ATGGCGACACTTACGATAGCGCCGGGCGTCCACTGGGTAGGAGCGAAGGATCCTGCACTTGCGATTTTCGACATCGTCATTCCAACGGAATACGGGACGACCTACAACGCGTACCTTGTTCGGGGGAGCGAGAAAACCGCGCTGATCGACTGCGTAAAGCGTCCATTCGCGGATGAGCTGTTCCGCAACATCGCCGAGTTCCTTCCGGTGGAGAAGCTCGATTACGTCGTCGTAAACCATTCGGAGCCGGACCACGCCGGGGCGCTCGTGGACCTGCTGGAGCGGAACCCGGGGGTGACGGTCCTTCTCTCCCGCGCCGCCAAGACGTTCGTCGACAACCTGGTCAACGCGGGGTTCCAAAGCCGGATTATTTCCGACGGCGAGGAACTTCCGCTCGGCGGGAAGACGCTGCGGTTCATAAATGCGCCTTTCCTGCATTGGCCGGACACCATACTTACCTACCTGGTGGAGGACAGGATCCTGTTTCCGTGCGATTTCCTGGGGGCGCATTTCTCCAGCAGGGAGTTCTATGCCGACGAGCTTCCCGAGCCGAAGAAGGCGAGAGATGCGTTCGAATTCTATTACGCCACCATAATGCGCCCGTACAAGGAGCATGTCCTTAAAGCTTGCCTGCGGCTGAAAGACCTTCCCATTTCGGTCATCGCTCCGTCCCATGGGCCGATCCTGCGGAAGGACCCCCGTTCGTATATCGATTGGTACGAAGAGCGGGCGTCCATCCTCTCCCGTGTCACGGAAACGAAGGTCGCCATCGTCTACGCTTCGGCGTACGGAAACACGGCGGCGATGGCCGAAAAGGTGGCTGAGGGCGTCCGGGCGGCTGGCCTCGTGCCGGTCCTGATGAACGCGGTGGAAGTCCCCATGGAGAAGATCGTCGACGAGTTCGAGACCGCCGCGGGATTCCTGTTCGGAACTCCGACGCTGAACGCGAACGTCCCGCAGCCGATCCTTCAGCT